In Puntigrus tetrazona isolate hp1 chromosome 24, ASM1883169v1, whole genome shotgun sequence, a genomic segment contains:
- the snai2 gene encoding zinc finger protein SNAI2 — protein sequence MPRSFLVKKHFNAAKKPNYSELESPTVFISPYVLKTLPVPVIPQPEVLSPVSYSPITVWTTSNLPLSPLPSDLSPISGYPSSLSDTSSNKDHSGSESPRSDEDERIQSTKLSDAEKFQCSLCNKSYSTYSGLMKHKQLHCDAQTRKSFSCKYCEKEYVSLGALKMHIRTHTLPCVCKMCGKAFSRPWLLQGHIRTHTGEKPFSCPHCSRAFADRSNLRAHLQTHSDVKKYQCKNCSKTFSRMSLLHKHEESGCCIAH from the exons ATGCCTCGTTCATTCCTAGTAAAGAAGCATTTCAATGCAGCCAAGAAACCGAATTATAGCGAACTGGAAAGTCCAACAG TGTTTATATCTCCATATGTGTTAAAAACCCTCCCGGTGCCTGTTATACCTCAGCCTGAAGTGTTAAGCCCGGTGTCGTACAGCCCCATAACCGTGTGGACTACCAGCAACTTGCCCCTGTCACCCCTTCCCAGCGACCTGTCCCCCATCTCCGGATACCCCTCGTCCCTCTCCGACACGTCCTCTAATAAAGACCACAGCGGTTCGGAGAGCCCCAGGAGCGATGAAGACGAGCGGATACAGTCGACCAAACTGTCAGACGCCGAGAAGTTTCAGTGCAGTTTGTGCAACAAGTCCTACAGCACGTATTCGGGACTCATGAAACACAAGCAGCTGCACTGCGACGCACAGACCAGGAAATCGTTTAGCTGCAAGTACTGCGAGAAGGAATACGTCAGCCTAGGGGCCCTAAAGATGCACATAAGGACACACACGCTGCCGTGCGTTTGCAAAATGTGCGGGAAAGCTTTCTCCAGACCTTGGTTGCTGCAGGGACACATTAGGACGCATACAG GTGAGAAGCCCTTTTCGTGCCCTCACTGCAGCCGTGCATTCGCAGACCGGTCCAACCTCCGAGCTCACCTGCAAACCCACTCAGACGTGAAGAAATACCAGTGCAAGAACTGCTCCAAAACCTTCTCTCGCATGTCGCTGCTGCACAAACATGAGGAATCTGGCTGTTGCATTGCACACTGa